AGGATATTCTGCTTCTCCTTGGTTGATGCCAAAGGAGCAATTACAGCAGTGGAAACGTAATCGACGTGCATTGGTATGCCGCTACCCCATTTCACGTTCCTTAGTGggtattaactatttgttggCATAATAgacaaatagtaaaaaatgtATGAAGTAATGATTATGTGTGTTGGATCAGTTTATTTGTGATCAAATCagtttataatcaaaatatttctgGGAGCAATTAAAAAAGGCAACAACCAATTAAAAAATGCTCTagattaatatttcatatttattatgtCACTAGCTTCTCTGAGGTGTAATATTAAGTGGTAGTTTTGTTTGATATATGAAATCTGTTAATTCTTATGAACTTGTACACCTGTCAGGCGTACTCAACTGTTGGAACTCTTGATTATATGGCACCTGAAGTTTTGCTCAAGAAGGGCTATGGAATAGAATGTGATTGGTGGTCTCTTGGGGCAATTATGTATGAGATGCTTATTGGGTATCCTCCATTTTGTTCTGATGATCCAAGGATGGCCTGCCGAAAGGTATTATGATTGATTGattctcttattttcttcatatccaaatttttttcataatgacCCAGCGGTTCTGTATTGTGCCAGATTGTTAACTGGAAAACATGCCTGAAATTCCCAGAAGAACCTAAGATATCAGTAGAAGCAAAGGATTTGATCTTTCGCTTACTATGTGATGTGGACTCAAGACTAGGAACAAGAGGAGTAGAAGAAATAAAGGTGACAACTCTTATTGGTAGCCTGTGTTTTTTGACAATTCCTTCAAATACTGGAATAAACCTTATTTCTAACTTGGTTCTCCAGTCTCAGGCTATGTATTCTGGGAATGATTCAACGTTGTGCTTTGAAAATACCTGTCACTGTTATGCCCTGATAATCTGCATAAGTCCTCTCTTAACAAATCTGCACTTGATTTTTCAGGCTCATCCATGGTTCAAGGGTGTTCAGTGGGACATGCTTTATGAATTAGAGGCTGCTTATAAACCTACAGTCACTGGGGATTTAGATACTCAAAATTTTGAGAAGTTTCCTGAAGTAAGTATATATTACATAAAAGTTTATGCATTGAGAATGAGTGAAATTTATTCATAAACAATAATTTCTTGTAGGgtccaaaattatttaattaccaAAGATTCGATGAGTGTAAATGAAACATCATAATGCATGTGCAAGATAGTATCTCTTAGAAAGGGGATTTAGGCCTAATTCAACTCTACAAAATGGCTTGTAAGACAAATTTtgcacttatatactataatttgatcatatttttagtttatatggGATCTCTAACACAAACCCTCATGTTGAGGCCTGAACATCTCAAGCATGATACTAAATATTTGTAGGTGGTGATAGTAAGTGACTCATAAGTCCAACAAATCTGATCAGGATATGCTATAATACCATCTTAGATAGTGGATTTAGGTCTAATTCGATTCTACAAAATCAGCTTCTAAGATAAGTTTGCACCTATATATGTAGTATCATTTGATAATTTGACAATATCTGTAGTCAATGGGAATATCCAATAGTATCcttaatgatttaattatgaGCTCTCTCAATTTCTCATCATAAAGAAAAgctattcttctttcttctgtttatACCTTCTAAACAAGGGTTCTTGCCTGGACAAAGAGGTCTGCTATACCTAATGCCCAACATGaaattcacatttttttggAAGGCTTGGTTTTATAGGGAACAAGCATACAACCCAACTGTCTCTTTctatataaatagtttaatatcAATATAAATTGACACCAGTGACAGTTGTAGACGGATTATTTAAAGTGGTGTTGTAAGAATTGACATGTTTTTAAAGTAACAAAATATATGCTGGCTATATagtatttagtattttattgaGAATTGTTTCCCTAATCTTTTAATAATTGTGGTTTTCCAAGATTGTTATTTGGCCGTCACACCTTCTGATTTTGTTATCATTTACAATGAGTCAATGATagagtaattttcaaatttgagCCGTAGAGGCTATTTATGTCTTCTGTTTTTTATACTTTCTAAAGTCGAATGACTCTAAAACACACCTAAACTAGTGATTTAAATCATTGACAGGTAGATGGCCCACCATCCGTAACAGCAACTGTTGGACCTTGGCGGAAggtaatttgttttcttaagcTTGTAATTTATCAAGTTTGTTAGCAAGAGCTTACGTGCTTCGTGCCAAACATAGGTATGTCATGTGTAAGAAAAatgcaaacataaaaaaaaaaacttcatttcGTTGCACCATATCTTTAACTAATAACAttgattgatttctttttttgaCTATGTCTGTGTcctattatatttatagattcaTAGGTTAGTGCACCACTTGTTTTGGGTTTGGAggcaaaaatttgttttaatgttattttggTTATGAGGAGTGTATACTCTGCTGGTTAAGTAAACTATGAAGTTTTATTCAAACAAAGTAAGGTCTCTGTTGagttaatgaaatattttagtttattgtcTAGATTTTTTCTCTTGAAACTCGGCTTCAACGGTTTTTCAGATGTAGCATTGCTGCtgtttttctttaacttttccATTGTAATTAGCGCATATGTTTTCAGATGCTAGGTGAACGtgcaaagataaagaaaaaacttcTTTTTTGTTTGAACAATATCTGTTGTCTTATGAATTTTCCAGCTTCTTTGATAAgtaatttactatttatttaaaattgaaatgcttatggtattttgttttgtttatgatGCTCTTGCAGATGCTGACATCCAAAGATAACAATTTCATTGGATATACTTTTAAGAAGTCAGACATTCTTACATCTCTTGAAAGTTCAGGTATGCAACTTATGGCAATTCATCCTCTTAGTGACTGCCTGGATTTAAACTTCTATGAAGTAAGAAAGCTGGTACAGTTCATGCTGAAATCCTAGGGTGAAACTTGAAaacatttacattatttttatggtTAAGAGACAACATTTTTAGATGATGATTTAAGAATGATGACGTCTAAGAGCATGTTTGgggaagatatttttttatgttttcagcTGTTCTAGgattttttttgtatgtttagATAATAACTGagatttgtaaaaaaaaaaattgtttcttttaggaatctgataattcataatttatgatgagttttgaacaattttttcCCTTTTGAGTTTCATGATCCTTTTTCTTatgatttgatttattttgtttcaatcaACCTAAATTAATTATGGTACAGCTACTTTTCATCAAACTTGTCCTAAAAAGGAAGAgtacaatatattataataataaattatgtcaataatttatttttcctaattgCACGCCCGAAATCTACTTGATACTACGATAAAATCTGAGGAAGTAAATGACATTAATTTAGgcaaagaaatatattttcctATCTAGATAAACTTCGCCATTCAAAAGCATGAGATGAAATGGAATAATGATCCTCCATATCCATTTGTAGGCATAACCGAAGAAGATACTCCTAAAATAAACACCTTGGGATGACCAAGAACATGACAAATACTTTTTGACTAAAATCTGTCTTTTACAAGCATTCAAACATTAATCCTCAGATTTTACATAATATTCTGCAGATGTAGATATCAGAGAAAAGGGATCATCAAAAGCCCCTTCATTGATTACCTTGTTAGGTATGAATTCTTAATGCACATATGCAATGTATTGTTTACCTTGTTAGGTATGAATAGCTATTCTTAATGCGCATATGCAAGACATGCACGCATTTCTTTGGGCCCTTGGAGAATAAATATTCTTTGACAGATCAAGACTGCAGTATTTGTGTAGCTTTGGTTTTTTCCAGTCTGACCAATATTGACTGGTAGTTATAATCTGGTATATAAGGCTCATCTCTCACAGCTGATGGAACAATGTGCTGTGGTTATGCAGGTCGGATTGATTTGCAAGATACTGTCATACCAGAATCTGACCAAAGCCAGAAGCTTGAATCAAACTAacttgttttacttttattggAACTTGTATTCTATTCTTTATGCTTGGCGTTTGAAGGTTGTAGATGACTGAATATTAGCAAGCAGGTTCATAATTCAATTATAGGGATCTGGATGATGGAGTAAGGTCATCATGGATCATGGCGGGGTTAATACCATGAGGCTCAGTTATACCGCACAAACATGATATTATCCTTGACATGAAGTCAGACCGTTGCTATACAACTCCTTTCCAGTTTCCTGAAATCCAAGCATTTAAGGTGTTGTTAAGTAATGAAAATTTTGtgtctattattttattttttctctttgtaTACAAATATTTTGATCGAGTTTTTTTGCTACCAATATTGTGTTTAGTATATATAGATTGCCATACCCTTGACTTTATACATTCAACTGGAACTCATAAGGTTATATAGTTTGGAGCAAAGTGCAACATCAACACCTTGACTAACTCATTAGtttcagaaaagaaaaggaaaaccaaatTCTAGGAGTGTCAAAAACCTGTTTGAGCACATGGCTACGTCAAATAGCAGCACCGTAAGTGATGTGAATATAGTTTTTAACACTTCGATTCAAAATTGCCGACCAAAACATATGATTTCACCCTCACAAGTTTTTAAAGTTAcctttttttaactaaatttctaaattctaaaattctaaaatcatTTCTTGCCTTAAATCTGTCCTAAAATCGTAATATTTGGTTTCTGGATAAAAGAAAATTGGTAAAACTTTCAGTAacttaaaaattagaaaatcaattttaagaGAAAGTTGAGAGATTAAATTCATATATTGACTGTTCCAGATGATTAATATGTtattagtaatattaataaGTAGCCATTCTctaatattattaatagtatTATTCAGTAGCTATTCTCTAATATAGGGGTATTTAGAACTTTGTGCacgtttttttttactttgtgaaagtttttttgttgttgacaGAAGTACTTTGAAAAGTTATTCTTATTAAAGTGATTGAAAagttaaacctaaaatattctgatattttctttgttttattaatttcttgatattttttatgtttgagagtgctatttttacattattttcattCGTACAAGCCATGAATAGATACATCGACTTTTTTTCTATGAAAATGTtgttatcataaaattaaattactttcaTTCTCATGttatatgatttaaattaaagaGATTCTTGTCATTATAGGTTTATTTTTTGGAAGTATACcattgaatttattttcttaactcTTATATAGGTTTactcttttaaaaattacaaataataagGTTAAGTTGGGTTAAGGTGGCACGACTTCGTTTTGAAGAAGTCGTGTTTAGTAGAGGTGATTTGTTCGAAAATTAATCAAGAACAAAGTCATACTTGAGGGTGGTGACTTTTAGGATTTTAGTTTATTGTGTAtgataaataaatcatttaactGGATGAAGACTTTAATGGTTTTTTTTTAAGGTTTCACACgactttaatattaaaatattatataatgaaagaaagaaaagaatactccaattaataataataagagtgaaagaatatatttatttttaattattttagctATGTATTTGCAAAATATTTTATGTCTCATAATACTAAACTAATGAAAGAAGCATTTACAACTTATTACGTCAAAATGAAAGAACCTTGGATAGGTTATTTGTTTCCCTAATAacgttttagttttatttttcttttttatttatttaagctTTCTTAGTCATTCCACCTCACAAATATTACTAAtccattttttaaaagaaatctaACAACTATGTTCATCttctttatttgaaaaaaagtttgtagaaagcaaatttaaatatttgtattaaattaaaCCACCTTAGGGTTGTTCCGTGGTGTGAATTACaattaatttgaaacaaaatttctaCAAATCTAAAAGTTGAATTGATTAAAATGTGGATAACAATGTGAGCAGTTGGAAAGGTGATTTGAAATGTGAATTAGCAATGACACCTTATTTTGTCAAACTATCATTCTAACTCATTAAAAACATACAATTACATTTCCAAATTTTTTCTAAAACTCATAATAtgcatattaaaaattaattaaaaaacacgacacataaataatattaaaatcatgtTATTATAATGAGacttcaatataaaaaaaataaaaacaactaaagTCTTTAACGACttgagttaaaataaaaaacactaaaaatgaTTATAATATGAGACTTCAATCTTTAtcaactttgaaaaaatcatgtTAAACATACATAACTTTAATTAgtgttaattaattatagtcGAATTTGTATTTCATAGTAATAATAACTTCACCATTTACACATAAATcgacttaattatatatataaacacgacttattcaaataaaattatatatcttcatatcctattcataattaaaaaaaaaactacataaaTAATTATCTAAGCAAATTCATCCATATACATACAAAAAATCGTCATTAcaactttgttcacttgaagaaatttggagaagagtgattgaggagatttgagaagatttgaaggtaatttttttgttgtttatttgagtgaatttgaaggtaaatgagagtgaatgtggaagtaaatttttttaatctgtcatcTCAATCAtattctacactaattctcataaactttactttccaaattcactctcatttatctccaatttcactcaaataaataacaataaaatttatctttaaatcttctcaaatttcctcaatcacttttttttaaatctattcaagtgaacaagacTTACATTTGTAAGTAATCATAACAAGGAAGTGTTCTAGTTTTTTACGGAATGTATGACAGTGAGATATAGTTCTAATGGTTTACGTAGGTGCAAATATCTTAAAGACAATGAAACATGGTATAAGATATTTTTGTATGCATAtgccttttaaaaaaattatttaatttaaattaacaaacatatactttttttaatcaaaatctgacatttattttctttagtaaAAAAAGGTATATTATATATTCTCGAAAAAGACATTTCTGAAAAACATAATCATGTATATCTTGAAACAAATCCAACCAAAGGCTTAAACCGGAAGAGCATATCATCATGTCTTCCTTCTTCTACGGACCCATTTTATatctttcttcatctttctccataatcttcttcatttcttcatGTTTTCAGCTATGAGTACCTGTGCTCCCATTGTTTTCTTACGGCCCACAGATATCTCCTTTGTCGTTACACcatttatttaatatcatatctttaataataatacaaattttaaataatttgactTATGATAAATTATACGTCATCCAAATCCTACCAgtagattttattattttatttataaattaaaaattaaataaaagtaattctgatagaaaaagtcaaagaaaaGCACATGACTCTTGTAAATAATGATCTTATTTGAAAaggaagaacaagaaaataTCAGATTTCTTAGAAATGAAGTTTCCAAAAGAGGAAGCGTAGgcataaaatatctaagatgGTGGAAGGAATAGAATAGAAAGAGAAGGGAGGTGGTAGATTTTTAAGTGCAACAATATAATAGAACTGTTGTTGATGTGAGTGATACATTcgtattttttaagaatttatattatgaaaattttgttataataagaTAAACAATGTGAGGAAGGAAGATAACAGATATTTTTGATGGGCAGATGAAAATATCTCCCATGCTAATGTAGCCTGACGGTGACGTGGCCATGGACTGGCCCCATGACACGTGTAAAAGCGCAGACAACTGTATTCCCTTTTTGTTCACCATCACTGCCCCTTTCTCTCCTCTTATTCATTCATTTCCTTCACCTTCCAATTCCCATTGCGAACAAAAATATCACACACAAACATACATATAAGATGAACAACAATTTCAGAGTTACCAGAACGCCAGAAGAAACTCCAACCACTTCTTCCACCTTCCTCAACTCTCATAACAACCCGATTCAGGTATCTTCACTCTTCgttaacttttcttttctttttactttcttaatttcttcttcttcatcttcttctgagaAACTCTTCTACGGTTAGGGTTACGGATGGGATGAAGGAtgctaattttctttttttttttttgaaaaagagaaaatctGTTCACGCTTTGCTTGCTTGATCTGCAATGGAGAATATTCTGATATTCGTAAtaactgtttttattttttcttttctttttaaggcGAGATTTCGTAATCgtctttatttaaattcattaatgaTTTAAAGTCTTCCTGATATTAAATCAGAGACTTTGGAGGTATTGGCTATTggtaaaagtattattattatttttttcctgaAATTTAAGTGGTTGTAATTAAGTGAAGTTTGGGTTTCAACTTGCATTACgcaattcataaataaatatcgATCCAGAGTTTGTATATTTAATGTATGATTAGACAGGAGCTTGGTTTCATGTTATGTTTGctttatgaatttaattaattaattgggtattttcaaaagatataaATCAAATAGGAAATTGATTGACGAACTTTGATCTTAAGTAACTCTGTCTGAAATCTTGCTTAAAGTTTTAATATCTGTGGAATTACAAACAACTGACtgcatataatataattattttgttgtgaattaaattaacaaatattttctaacaCACAAAGTTGGTATGACTTTACCAAAAAATTAATCGGTGGAGTaagtttcttttcttaaaagcgaaagtttttatttattttttatttttttatatattttataattttaaaaatctcattctcttgaaaaataaattaaatcactaAATGTAGAGAAATTTGTTTTCCTTTCCTTTCAACCGAtagtaatttgtttttatttgcaaattagTGGTATACTATGTATTCTGTTAACATGATTCTGGGGTTTGATATGTATGTATCAGGGCATTAGAGAGATAGATTCCACAATGGCTGCAGAGTGGACAGATGAGAAACACAGCATGTATATAAAGTCTATAGAAGCATCTTTTGTTAATCAGTTATATGATTCTAAGCAAATGAGAGCTTCCTTTCCCTGCAAAGGAACTTCCTGTGACCCTGCTACCACTTCTGGCCAggtttcctttttaattttttctgcACTGACTTGTTTTAtaatatgaacaaaaattaagaaatggGTTTGGTTGTTATCATGAATGTCATCACTATAAATCTGTAAATGCAAAGATTTGTCAATCAGGAATTAACATAGACTCGACTTTTGAGTTTGTTATGAtaaaaaatcaaacatcaaTTTAAGTTATTACCTTAAACATCAATAATTAGCTTATCATGGAGCTATAAGATTAGCCTGGTAAAATTTGGAAGGGAGAGTTAACCAATTTGGAATTGAAAACTCGGTCTGTAACGTGAGGTTTTTGCcttataaaagattatatacaCGGCCTATGATGATCTTAAATTAACTTGTATACCTTCCCTCTCTTCTTACACCTTAACAGGactaagttatttttttcttttgaacagTTCAAGGTACTTCGTGGCGGGTGTTGGCAAAAGATCAATTTTGAGAGACCGCAAACGAGTAGGATTAACCAGTGTCATGATTTGACGGAAAATCCATGGATTCAGCACTATCGATCTTCAAGCAAACAGAGAAACACAGTTGCTCCATCCCTTCAAGAGAGTGTCAGTACCTCAAACAAAGTTGTTGATTTAGGACAAAGGAAAGGAATTCCCTCTGGGTCAGGACATCTTCATTTGTGTGAATCTCGTGTCTGCCATAAAGATATGCTTTCTAGTGACACAGGTGACCCAaaatcttcttctcctttgaaAATATCATCTTCAAAATTGGCTTTACTGTCTGAGCTTTCCTGCATGGCATGCTTAGCATAACCcacattgtttttttcatttccttttctttttgttgtgttatattttatgtttaagacCAAATATGATTAACAAATGTTATCTGGTGGCCCTCTATAAAGGGTATACTAGAATTCCACCTTTATAGAGTGTAATTAAGTGAATGTTTAGATACTTGATTTTATAGACTatggttaaaattaattttgaagtaaactatgttttaatgtttttatgttaataacCAACAAAGTGAGCATATGATCgaagttcattttaattttttttttaaaataaaaataaaatattgacctAATCCAAAAATGCACTATTTTTGGTAACATTATCTAACTACTTATAAAACTTTATCTAAATGATTTGAAAGATTAATGTGATACATTTAAGAATtagaagaataaaaatgaacaaatttaaagaaaaaaacaaattaaattttaaaaatgttagtGATACAAAACTTGTCTTGAGTACTTAACCTAAAACACATAAACACTTACTGAAATTACATCAGTATGTATTTTAAGTTGGTTTTGGATGATTCAACCTGAATCAAACCAGATACATAAGATTTCGATAGGTCTGGCATTTGCAGTGTGAAGATTATTGCTTCATGTGTGCATATTTCATCCATAACACAATAGTTTAGGTTACTGCTTTTTTGTATATCTACTCTCTGTTATGATTTATGGATTCCAAGTGTTATTCCATTTAATGAAGCATTTTAATTTGTCTGTCTGTTCCTTGCAGAGATGTCAGGCCAGAACTTTGTTGATGATGAAGTGAAAGGCAAAAAGCAGAATAAAAAAAGCAAAGTGAAACGACAGAGATCTTTAACTGATGCAAAAGACAATGATCAggtaatatataattttatattataactattttttgcCTGGGATCTTAGAATTTCATGTGCGTGGAGCTGAGTTATGACCATTTCAAATTGTTTTTTCAGATGGTACCTAACCGAAAATCTTCTTCTGGTGGAGATTTTATCACGTTAGTCTCaactatgaaaaatataatactattttaatccctaaattaaaaaatgtcgATCAATCCTAATTGATGATTACAAGAGCTGTATTATCATTGATTGACTTCCATTTTTCAAACATTAACATGTTATCAACACACTTTTTGATAAATACTTTtgatttattgttatttaaaattcataaaaagacTACAAAAATTTTGTTGGTCTCTTGTTCAACAGAGTCTTGTTCATAATTTTGTAGTTTTCAAGGAATTTTAATTAACAGTAGACCAgtgtgttaaaaaaaatgtgttcttatcatttttttttcaatgtgatTTTGGTTTTTTAGGACTAATGTGACTGGTCTCAAAATTTTCAGGGACAAAATAATAGTTTAGTCACTTAAAATTCGAGGAGTTATCACAAATGTGATTTGCTGTAACTTTTGTGGATGACACGTTCTTACTTAGCATTGGAGTTACCAGGGAATTATTACTACTATGATGAATTCCTGAGTCAAAAAGATTCTCTGCAGAAATTGCACATGCTAATATTGTACCcagaaatttaatataaaattaatacttGTTTATGAACACCCATGCTTTAGGGTTTTCTAGAGATGTTGGTGTCTGtcataaaaatgattttgttttccCTTCATGAAATCTCTGTACATACATGAAAAACTAatttcagtatttttttttccttctttccgATAGACTAAAAActtgttatctttttttatttttattactatctATAAATTTAGATACATCACTAGTAATTTATTtcgataaaaataattataacacaATGTTAAAATGTTTCCTTTTACTTAgttatcatttttaattgtgAAACATGTatgatgtttatgattattaatgCACCCATCTACTGAGAAAAATATCATTAACATATactaaaaacaacaaagaacatataagatatttaaatgTGACAAGGGATTATGGAAAAAGTTAATTGATGCACAACATTAAAGAAATTGGGATAATAAATGTCCTATTTATTGACTCACATTAATAAATTGCACAAATAAATTCTAATCTAATTACTTGTCTCAAATGTCATGAAAttgttgtaaaaatataaatttacacgttttttttttatatataaaacacaTGAACACATTtgtattcataaaataatatacgtGCTAGAAATTGGGTCTTAAAAAAGATTAACATaatcaatttgttttaaaaaaaccaAGCTTTAACACGAAACCTTGTTGAGTTAGAAAAAAATGGGAAACTTTTTACATTAGATTACTAacaaatataattcattttcactCAAAAATGTATGTCACTTACAAACAAATTAtccataatattattattattaattaatattaataatcataatcatctttATTCCACTATTTTTGTGAAGTtaactttactattatatttCTTCACTGTTTTTGTAAAGTTAATTAAACatgcataattttttattgtaaaatgagttagaaaatgaattttgatcaagaaaaaaaaagttaataatccTAATTCATTATCCTGTCGATCTTTTATCACATCTAAActattaattgatattttcttaCGAAGTACCTTGAAGTTATTGTATATTTCctgttttttattatgtaaattttaatttttatataaaagtaaccttttgatttaaagaataaaataaaataaaattatagttaaagtaacaaacaaatatataaaatcaaaccATTTGAATCAAATTATCTAAAACCAAGTCAgtataataatgaaattaactAAAATAGAGCCGTTGGTTGCCTCAGTCATCAGTTATCTTTTTCATATCCGTAAAATCCCTAATTAGGTTTCAATTCCCATTTTTTTTGCAGCTTCGACCCTTCGCACAATTGCACAATCGATTAGCTCTACAAACAGGACGTATAACCCTTCTGCGTCAGAACTTACATTTCCTCTGACTTGTAAGTATCATTGTTTAATTATTGGCTATTCCTCTTTCGCAGTGTGtcactatttatttaatatgcATAATTCTGATCtcttcttatatttatatagtaATTAGCTTTACTTCTAAAGTTTTCTTCCGGGTCAAGATTCTTTATTTATGGTATTTACATGATTATAAAAATGCCAAAGAATTTGAAGGATCTAAGCATCTTAACAAACAAAAAAGCATTGTATTTTTAGGATTTTAGGTAGGAGaggaaaaaaagagaataagctAATGGATa
This window of the Vigna angularis cultivar LongXiaoDou No.4 chromosome 7, ASM1680809v1, whole genome shotgun sequence genome carries:
- the LOC108337358 gene encoding cold-regulated protein 27 isoform X5; amino-acid sequence: MTRVKAQTTVFPFCSPSLPLSLLLFIHFLHLPIPIANKNITHKHTYKMNNNFRVTRTPEETPTTSSTFLNSHNNPIQGIREIDSTMAAEWTDEKHSMYIKSIEASFVNQLYDSKQMRASFPCKGTSCDPATTSGQFKVLRGGCWQKINFERPQTSRINQCHDLTENPWIQHYRSSSKQRNTVAPSLQESVSTSNKVVDLGQRKGIPSGSGHLHLCESRVCHKDMLSSDTEMSGQNFVDDEVKGKKQNKKSKVKRQRSLTDAKDNDQGQNNSLVT
- the LOC108337358 gene encoding cold-regulated protein 27 isoform X1, with translation MTRVKAQTTVFPFCSPSLPLSLLLFIHFLHLPIPIANKNITHKHTYKMNNNFRVTRTPEETPTTSSTFLNSHNNPIQGIREIDSTMAAEWTDEKHSMYIKSIEASFVNQLYDSKQMRASFPCKGTSCDPATTSGQFKVLRGGCWQKINFERPQTSRINQCHDLTENPWIQHYRSSSKQRNTVAPSLQESVSTSNKVVDLGQRKGIPSGSGHLHLCESRVCHKDMLSSDTEMSGQNFVDDEVKGKKQNKKSKVKRQRSLTDAKDNDQLRPFAQLHNRLALQTGRITLLRQNLHFL
- the LOC108337358 gene encoding cold-regulated protein 27 isoform X3: MTRVKAQTTVFPFCSPSLPLSLLLFIHFLHLPIPIANKNITHKHTYKMNNNFRVTRTPEETPTTSSTFLNSHNNPIQGIREIDSTMAAEWTDEKHSMYIKSIEASFVNQLYDSKQMRASFPCKGTSCDPATTSGQFKVLRGGCWQKINFERPQTSRINQCHDLTENPWIQHYRSSSKQRNTVAPSLQESVSTSNKVVDLGQRKGIPSGSGHLHLCESRVCHKDMLSSDTEMSGQNFVDDEVKGKKQNKKSKVKRQRSLTDAKDNDQMVPNRKSSSGGDFITFDPSHNCTID
- the LOC108337358 gene encoding cold-regulated protein 27 isoform X4; the encoded protein is MTRVKAQTTVFPFCSPSLPLSLLLFIHFLHLPIPIANKNITHKHTYKMNNNFRVTRTPEETPTTSSTFLNSHNNPIQGIREIDSTMAAEWTDEKHSMYIKSIEASFVNQLYDSKQMRASFPCKGTSCDPATTSGQFKVLRGGCWQKINFERPQTSRINQCHDLTENPWIQHYRSSSKQRNTVAPSLQESVSTSNKVVDLGQRKGIPSGSGHLHLCESRVCHKDMLSSDTEMSGQNFVDDEVKGKKQNKKSKVKRQRSLTDAKDNDQMVPNRKSSSGGDFITDKIIV
- the LOC108337358 gene encoding cold-regulated protein 27 isoform X2, encoding MTRVKAQTTVFPFCSPSLPLSLLLFIHFLHLPIPIANKNITHKHTYKMNNNFRVTRTPEETPTTSSTFLNSHNNPIQGIREIDSTMAAEWTDEKHSMYIKSIEASFVNQLYDSKQMRASFPCKGTSCDPATTSGQFKVLRGGCWQKINFERPQTSRINQCHDLTENPWIQHYRSSSKQRNTVAPSLQESVSTSNKVVDLGQRKGIPSGSGHLHLCESRVCHKDMLSSDTEMSGQNFVDDEVKGKKQNKKSKVKRQRSLTDAKDNDQMVPNRKSSSGGDFITLVSTMKNIILF